DNA from Micromonospora nigra:
CGGACCCGGTGCACCGCTCCGCCGTCGTACCGGCAGCGGGAGCCGTACGCCCGGCAGGCGGCGGCGAGCTGCCGGTTGTAGGCGTCCACCCGGTCGCGGAAGGCCGCCCGGCGGGCCCGGTCGGCCGGCGCGTCGGAGGTGGGCTCGGCGAGCAGGGCGGGACAGATCCCGCGTCGCCAGGCCCGCGCCGCCCGGGAGTCGGTGTGCCCGACCTCCCACAGCCGGTACAGGTCGGGGATGCTCACCACCAGCACCCGTGCCTTCGGGCGGCCCTCCCGCAGCACCCGCAGGCCCCGGTCGACGTCAGCGCGGAACTTCGCCACCGGGGTCATCGCGTCGATGCCGCCCCGGCAGGCGTCGTTGGCACCCACCAGCACCGTCACGTGGTCGACGCGGTCGCGTACCGCCGCCTCGGCCTGGTCCGCCAACGCCGCGGCGCGGGCTCCCGGCCGGGCGTGGGTGTGCGCCTCGCCGCGCAACGCCGGATCCCGGTCGAGCAGCCGTTGGTAGATGCTGTTCACCCGCAGGCCGTTCCCGGTCGACCAGGAGTTGCGCTCGCACGAGTTGAGGAACAGGCACGAGCCGAAGCCGGTGCTGATGGAGTCGCCGAGGGCGGCGAGGCCGCCGGAGGCGGGTTTCCCGCCGGTCGGTCGTGGCGCGGGCTCCCCGCCGCCCTCGCACGCCAGGGCGACGAGGGCGAGCAGACAGATCGCGGCGGTGGTCCAGCGTCGAGGCATGACGTCCCCAGTCAGGCGAGCGCAGAGCGAGGGCGCGATGACTCTACGCGCGGAGTGCGCGAGAGGCGATCCCTGCTGTCGGACATGCGGCAGACGACTGCCGCCGAACCGCTCAGCGTGGTAGGCGCCAGGGTGCCCGCTGCCCGTGCAGCCACCACTGGAGGGCGCGGGTGAGCCGGGGCAGCACGAGGTAGGTCATCAACGGGGTCAGCGTGAGCGTCATGGCCAGCACCCGTGCGGCGGTCGGCAGATCCGGCAGGAACCGGCCGGTCAGCAGTGTCGCGGTGAGGCTCAGCGGGAAGAAGGCCAACCAGATCGTCACCGCCTGCTTCCAGCGCGGCGGTGACGGCGGCGGCCCGGCCGGGGTGGCGTCGATCGCCACGACCGCCGCACCGTCGGCACCCCGCCCGGCGGTACCGGTATCGGGGCGCGGCGGGTCGAACCAGCCCTCCACCCCGGTTCGCCGCTCGACCCGGGTGTGTTCGACGATGCCCTGGGCCGACGTCAGCCACCAGCGCCGCTGCGGCGACTCCTCCCATCGGCTCAGCGTCTCGTCGTCGGCGAAGCGGTAGAGCATGTGCCACTCGCCCGACCCGGGGGCGCTGCGCACCCAGCCGGCGCCGAGGAACCCCGGGAACGCCTCGGCCAGCGCGGTTCCGGCCCGCATCCAGGCCACCATCTCGTCGGTGCGGGCGGGGTCGGTGCGCCGGGCGACGGCGACGGTCACCGGTGCGGTACTGGTCAGGCTCATGCCCCCATGGTCCCCGTTCGGGTCCCGACGGGCAGGTCCGCGACGGGCCGGTGTTGCCCACGCCACGACGACGGTTCCGTCACAGTGCCGCTGACCCGGCCGGTGTCGTCGCCGCGGGTTGGTCGTCGCCGAGGGTTAGTCGTCGCCGCCGGG
Protein-coding regions in this window:
- a CDS encoding GDSL-type esterase/lipase family protein, which codes for MPRRWTTAAICLLALVALACEGGGEPAPRPTGGKPASGGLAALGDSISTGFGSCLFLNSCERNSWSTGNGLRVNSIYQRLLDRDPALRGEAHTHARPGARAAALADQAEAAVRDRVDHVTVLVGANDACRGGIDAMTPVAKFRADVDRGLRVLREGRPKARVLVVSIPDLYRLWEVGHTDSRAARAWRRGICPALLAEPTSDAPADRARRAAFRDRVDAYNRQLAAACRAYGSRCRYDGGAVHRVRFTLDLVNRLDWFHPNAAGQSRLAEVTWRAWRRAD
- a CDS encoding antibiotic biosynthesis monooxygenase, with amino-acid sequence MSLTSTAPVTVAVARRTDPARTDEMVAWMRAGTALAEAFPGFLGAGWVRSAPGSGEWHMLYRFADDETLSRWEESPQRRWWLTSAQGIVEHTRVERRTGVEGWFDPPRPDTGTAGRGADGAAVVAIDATPAGPPPSPPRWKQAVTIWLAFFPLSLTATLLTGRFLPDLPTAARVLAMTLTLTPLMTYLVLPRLTRALQWWLHGQRAPWRLPR